A region of Granulicella sibirica DNA encodes the following proteins:
- a CDS encoding nuclear transport factor 2 family protein, whose product MSDEITARNRAIAIEAITGVFIKRDTDVPQKLFNMNYTQHNPTIANGSVAIPELIRALPAEFRYEMGMVIAEGEFVAIHGRYTGWAAKPLIAVDIFRVVAGKLVEHWDVMQEEVPPEKTVSGNAMFAPAQ is encoded by the coding sequence ATGAGTGACGAGATAACTGCAAGGAACAGGGCGATTGCTATCGAGGCGATCACAGGGGTCTTTATCAAACGAGACACCGATGTGCCCCAAAAGCTGTTCAATATGAACTACACGCAACACAACCCTACAATTGCGAATGGCAGCGTCGCTATCCCTGAGCTGATTCGTGCGTTGCCGGCCGAATTTAGGTACGAAATGGGCATGGTCATCGCTGAAGGCGAGTTCGTTGCCATTCACGGCCGGTACACGGGTTGGGCAGCCAAGCCTTTGATTGCAGTCGATATCTTTCGGGTTGTCGCCGGCAAGCTCGTTGAGCATTGGGATGTAATGCAGGAGGAAGTGCCACCTGAGAAAACAGTCAGCGGCAACGCCATGTTCGCTCCAGCCCAATAA
- a CDS encoding TolC family protein, whose translation MPTGLVIPGVLQLSLHAAVDLALRTNLGYIDSEQDHQRSRAARIRALSTLLPQIGVESTEDYRNLVMDALGTEKLGVPHVVQGYNYQAAHATLQQQVVDFQALHEVKAASKEMEASAASMADARNIVVLASVSSYLLVAASQTRLETARAQFETAKTIESILSSRVVHDLSPQIDEIRAHVAMRSAELRVTLATTTLEKDKLALTRIIGLPIEQEFTLTDGLRFLETPSADQAELLSKASEKRQDLRAARARLDAAEQSVKAERAQRLPKVEILANGGETGITYGHPYRDYDVEGRISVPIFTGRRIEADVLDAKATADRRRAEFADTRARAVFDVRTALLDLTAASKSVEVSLENQALAVEGLRQAKDRFDVGVSNAADLIQAQQSVSEAEDNRIASIYAHQVAKLMLIRATGTAEQDYVSYLGVH comes from the coding sequence GTGCCGACAGGACTGGTAATCCCCGGGGTACTCCAGCTCTCATTACACGCCGCAGTGGACTTAGCACTTCGTACAAACCTTGGTTACATCGACTCGGAACAGGATCATCAGCGGTCGCGTGCTGCAAGGATCCGCGCACTCTCGACATTGCTTCCTCAAATCGGAGTCGAGTCCACCGAAGACTACAGAAATCTCGTGATGGACGCCTTGGGCACCGAGAAGCTCGGAGTTCCACATGTCGTCCAGGGCTACAACTACCAGGCAGCTCACGCCACTCTCCAGCAGCAAGTTGTAGATTTCCAGGCACTTCATGAGGTGAAAGCTGCAAGCAAAGAGATGGAGGCTTCTGCGGCGTCGATGGCCGATGCCAGGAACATCGTTGTTCTAGCTTCAGTCAGTTCTTACCTGCTAGTTGCGGCGAGTCAAACAAGGCTGGAAACCGCGCGGGCACAATTCGAAACTGCCAAGACCATAGAGTCCATTCTGTCGAGCAGAGTGGTACATGACCTCTCTCCTCAGATCGACGAGATAAGGGCGCACGTCGCCATGCGTTCTGCGGAACTTCGAGTGACTCTTGCGACGACCACGCTGGAGAAGGACAAGCTAGCCCTGACCCGGATCATTGGCCTTCCCATTGAGCAAGAGTTCACCTTGACGGATGGGTTGAGGTTCCTTGAAACCCCGTCCGCCGATCAGGCGGAGCTGCTATCAAAAGCCTCAGAAAAGCGCCAAGACTTACGAGCTGCGAGGGCGCGCCTTGATGCAGCTGAACAGAGTGTGAAGGCGGAACGAGCACAGCGGTTGCCGAAGGTGGAGATACTCGCCAATGGCGGCGAAACAGGCATCACCTATGGACACCCCTATCGAGACTATGACGTCGAGGGGAGAATCTCAGTGCCTATCTTTACTGGGAGGCGAATCGAGGCGGATGTCCTGGACGCAAAGGCAACTGCCGACCGGCGGAGAGCCGAGTTCGCGGACACGCGGGCAAGGGCAGTATTCGATGTCCGGACGGCCCTTCTGGATTTGACAGCTGCCAGCAAGAGCGTCGAAGTCTCCCTGGAAAATCAAGCCTTGGCCGTCGAGGGCCTGCGCCAGGCAAAGGACCGATTCGACGTTGGTGTGTCGAATGCGGCCGATCTCATCCAAGCTCAGCAGTCCGTGTCTGAGGCAGAGGATAACCGGATCGCCAGCATTTATGCTCACCAGGTCGCGAAGCTGATGCTGATCCGAGCGACCGGCACAGCAGAACAAGACTACGTATCGTACCTGGGGGTGCACTGA
- a CDS encoding NmrA family NAD(P)-binding protein: protein MTKSKILVTGATGGTGGAATRFLRNEGHEVRAFVLKDDARADELRSLGAEIAVGNLLDIDSVRAAMEGVGAAYFVYPLAPQLLEATVAFAQAAKEAGVGAIVYTSQMTSRRDSKSHAAQSHWLAEQVFDWSGVPVTHLRPTLFAEWLLYPFSWKDYATKETLALPFGHGKFAPITTEDQGRVIAKILADPAPHAGHLYKLLGPVELDVYGIAAAASEVLGRTITYTPLEVDEFLAILGKIPDYSSPFFTQHIGAVALDCQNGITGGTNDDVERITGRRPMTIQEFVTKHKAAFEITPNSKTAG from the coding sequence ATGACAAAGTCAAAGATTTTAGTGACCGGCGCGACCGGGGGAACCGGCGGCGCGGCGACGCGCTTCCTTCGCAATGAAGGGCATGAAGTACGAGCATTCGTCCTGAAGGACGACGCGCGGGCCGACGAATTGCGCTCCCTGGGGGCGGAGATCGCGGTAGGCAATCTCCTGGATATCGATAGCGTCCGCGCGGCGATGGAAGGCGTTGGTGCTGCATATTTTGTCTACCCTCTTGCCCCACAACTCCTGGAGGCAACGGTCGCCTTCGCACAGGCAGCAAAGGAAGCGGGGGTTGGTGCCATCGTCTACACCTCTCAAATGACCTCAAGGCGCGATTCTAAGAGCCATGCGGCTCAGAGCCATTGGCTCGCCGAACAGGTGTTCGACTGGTCCGGTGTGCCTGTCACCCACCTTCGGCCAACATTGTTCGCCGAGTGGTTGCTTTACCCCTTCTCGTGGAAGGACTATGCGACCAAAGAGACACTCGCGCTTCCATTCGGTCACGGAAAGTTTGCGCCGATCACTACGGAGGATCAGGGACGCGTGATTGCAAAGATTTTGGCAGATCCCGCTCCCCACGCGGGCCATCTCTACAAATTGCTTGGTCCGGTCGAACTTGACGTATATGGGATCGCCGCCGCCGCCAGTGAAGTGCTGGGACGCACCATCACGTACACTCCGCTCGAAGTCGATGAGTTCTTAGCGATTCTCGGGAAGATCCCAGACTACTCCTCGCCTTTCTTTACCCAGCACATCGGGGCAGTGGCCTTGGATTGTCAGAATGGGATAACCGGCGGAACGAACGACGATGTTGAGCGGATTACGGGACGCCGACCGATGACCATCCAGGAGTTCGTCACCAAACACAAAGCCGCGTTCGAGATTACCCCGAACTCCAAAACAGCCGGTTAG
- a CDS encoding RNA polymerase sigma factor, giving the protein MGVGSEHVPDDRLVEQIRIGSHEAFEILRGRHEKRLLNTAIHILRNREDGEDAVQDSFLKAYRRIETFNGRSAVSTWLTRIVINTCLMQLRRQRTRPSVSLDDPNEHGLSRLDGIPDRTISIEASYAVRERRELLSIAVSRLKPSLRSVVDAYRHHDYTMAELAEQSGLSVPAAKSRLRRARQALERSPVMTACR; this is encoded by the coding sequence ATGGGGGTAGGGAGCGAACACGTACCTGACGATCGCCTTGTCGAACAGATCAGGATAGGAAGTCATGAAGCCTTCGAGATTCTTCGAGGTCGGCACGAGAAGCGTCTACTCAACACGGCGATTCATATCCTGCGGAACAGAGAAGATGGCGAAGACGCCGTGCAAGATTCGTTCCTGAAGGCCTACCGGCGCATCGAAACCTTCAATGGACGGTCTGCCGTTTCGACCTGGCTGACTCGAATCGTCATCAACACATGCTTGATGCAGTTGCGAAGGCAGCGAACGAGACCCAGCGTCTCTCTCGATGATCCCAACGAACACGGTCTTTCCAGGCTAGATGGCATACCCGACCGAACAATTAGTATCGAGGCTTCTTACGCCGTACGGGAGAGGCGTGAGTTACTGTCAATTGCAGTGTCCCGGTTGAAACCCTCACTGCGTTCCGTGGTCGACGCCTACCGTCACCACGACTACACGATGGCCGAACTCGCGGAACAAAGCGGCTTGTCGGTACCTGCCGCTAAATCTCGTTTGCGGCGGGCGCGTCAAGCTCTGGAGAGATCCCCGGTTATGACCGCATGTCGATAG
- a CDS encoding MFS transporter — protein sequence MTSAVSRSPMSPPCVAAGVQAAADSRCLASDRRSILVLTVLGSSMAFMDGSVVNVALPTLQASFRATSSHILWVVQAYSLLGSALLLFCGALGDRFGRTRMYLLGVAVFALASIGCAASLNLTELILARAIQGFGAALLIPQALAILSDTYPEGERAGAIGAWSAWTSVSIAIGPIVGGWLIQVSSWRAIFLLNIPLTAWIMWLAPKLRRATAARSAAAPAPLDYRGAALNILGFAAIVFALSFVPQLGWKDPRIGLSLFAGLVLLIVFVLSQRSSKNPLVPLSLFRSSAFSGANVLTFLAYGALGGAFYIVPYFLIGARHLLPSSAGAAFLPMIAIMFAFSGRVGTIAAKVGEVKFMVAGSALTAGGFALLGLVSKETRYSYGFLPGVLVLGVGITLTVAPLTSFLMASVAASRRGVASAVNNSVSRLGGLISVSIVAVAVSHTFNHEFGRQMQSSGLPVEMQRILVHSEGLMLAIPIPQQFGSSPALRAEGMVESSFVTAYRHVMFGCALTTLVGTLVILTTVRKSKNALDVAETEGRL from the coding sequence ATGACATCTGCCGTTTCTCGGTCGCCGATGAGTCCGCCATGTGTCGCAGCCGGGGTGCAGGCCGCAGCGGACTCGCGGTGCCTTGCCTCCGATCGACGATCAATCCTCGTACTCACTGTGCTGGGATCATCCATGGCATTCATGGACGGGTCCGTTGTGAATGTGGCTTTACCGACGCTTCAGGCTAGTTTCAGGGCCACTTCCTCCCACATCCTCTGGGTTGTCCAGGCCTATTCTCTTCTAGGCTCGGCGCTGCTTCTGTTTTGCGGAGCTTTGGGCGATCGCTTCGGCCGAACGCGAATGTACCTGTTGGGTGTCGCTGTATTCGCTCTAGCCTCGATCGGCTGTGCAGCGTCGTTGAACCTTACCGAGCTGATCTTGGCGCGTGCAATCCAAGGCTTCGGCGCAGCACTACTGATCCCGCAAGCGCTCGCAATACTTTCTGATACCTACCCAGAAGGCGAGCGCGCCGGCGCCATCGGAGCGTGGTCAGCTTGGACTTCTGTTTCGATCGCAATTGGCCCCATAGTCGGCGGATGGCTAATCCAGGTGTCTAGCTGGCGAGCGATCTTCCTTCTCAATATTCCCCTGACTGCTTGGATAATGTGGCTCGCCCCCAAGCTTAGGCGCGCAACAGCTGCCCGTTCGGCAGCCGCCCCTGCTCCTCTCGATTATCGGGGCGCAGCGCTCAACATTCTAGGATTCGCCGCGATCGTTTTCGCCCTGTCTTTCGTGCCGCAACTCGGCTGGAAAGATCCGCGCATCGGGCTCTCACTTTTCGCTGGATTGGTTTTGCTTATTGTCTTCGTGCTGTCACAACGAAGTAGCAAAAACCCTCTCGTTCCGCTCTCGTTGTTTCGAAGTTCCGCATTTTCTGGTGCGAATGTCCTGACCTTCCTTGCCTATGGGGCGCTCGGCGGGGCGTTCTACATTGTTCCGTACTTCCTGATTGGCGCACGGCATCTCTTGCCCAGCTCCGCGGGCGCTGCTTTTTTGCCGATGATTGCGATCATGTTCGCCTTTTCCGGAAGGGTCGGTACGATAGCTGCCAAAGTAGGCGAAGTAAAGTTCATGGTGGCGGGCTCAGCCCTGACAGCGGGAGGTTTCGCCTTATTAGGCTTGGTCTCGAAGGAAACCCGTTACTCTTATGGCTTTCTGCCTGGAGTCCTGGTATTGGGTGTGGGCATCACTTTGACCGTTGCACCTCTCACGTCTTTTCTCATGGCCTCCGTCGCCGCCAGCCGCAGGGGGGTCGCATCCGCAGTGAACAACTCCGTATCCAGGCTTGGCGGTCTCATCTCAGTCTCAATCGTGGCCGTGGCTGTGAGCCACACGTTCAACCATGAGTTTGGAAGGCAAATGCAATCGTCGGGCTTACCGGTCGAGATGCAACGCATACTCGTTCACTCAGAAGGGTTGATGCTTGCTATCCCGATCCCTCAACAGTTTGGGTCTTCGCCGGCGTTGCGTGCGGAAGGAATGGTAGAAAGCTCGTTTGTAACCGCCTACCGGCATGTGATGTTTGGCTGTGCGCTAACCACCCTCGTCGGCACACTTGTAATCCTGACGACAGTGCGGAAGTCCAAAAACGCGCTGGACGTCGCTGAGACTGAGGGCCGTCTCTAA
- a CDS encoding HlyD family secretion protein, whose protein sequence is MSLTETKSRKASNTLLVALFVAVLISALLGWHFVLHPNEVSTDDAQIDGHVHPINTRIGGTITWVNPNVEDTYYVTAGTVIAHLDPNDYQPTVNRLEGDVQASVAQERAAALNLPIASETALSRLTSAQASLVEAEADLESALSQKTASEATVAQTEANYRRAEDDRVRYQALVATHEISRSEYDQREADSKGTGALLAAAQANSAGADQKIEAARQKIKERQSDLRMAETAPASIASARANVLRASGETKKSQAALWNAQLDLGYTNLVAPVSGIVGRKSMEVGQRVAANQLMLTLVPPKDVWAIANFRETQMKKMRIGQSATVHVDSVGRDFQGTVESIGGATGSKYSVIAPDNATGNYVKVVQRIPVRIRLNGLEAAGPLLLPGMSIEVSVRVSP, encoded by the coding sequence ATGTCATTGACCGAGACCAAGAGCAGGAAGGCTAGCAACACTCTGCTCGTTGCACTATTCGTCGCGGTACTGATAAGCGCACTGTTGGGCTGGCACTTTGTGCTCCATCCCAACGAGGTGAGCACAGATGACGCGCAGATAGACGGGCACGTTCACCCGATCAACACTCGAATCGGAGGAACCATCACCTGGGTGAACCCAAATGTTGAAGATACCTACTACGTGACGGCGGGCACTGTGATCGCACATTTGGATCCCAACGACTATCAACCAACCGTCAATCGATTAGAGGGCGATGTACAGGCGTCCGTAGCGCAGGAGCGGGCAGCAGCGCTGAACCTTCCTATCGCTTCAGAGACCGCTCTGAGCAGGCTAACCTCAGCTCAGGCCTCGCTTGTAGAAGCAGAGGCAGACTTGGAATCTGCCTTGTCTCAAAAGACCGCATCCGAAGCAACGGTTGCTCAGACCGAGGCGAACTATCGCAGAGCAGAAGATGATAGGGTCCGATATCAAGCACTTGTGGCGACACACGAGATCTCACGATCCGAGTACGATCAGCGCGAGGCGGACTCTAAAGGTACGGGGGCACTCCTCGCCGCCGCTCAGGCCAACAGCGCCGGTGCCGATCAAAAGATCGAGGCTGCGCGCCAAAAAATCAAAGAGCGGCAGAGTGATCTTCGCATGGCCGAAACCGCTCCAGCGTCGATCGCGAGTGCGCGTGCAAACGTGCTCCGCGCTTCAGGTGAAACGAAGAAATCGCAAGCCGCGCTTTGGAATGCGCAGCTTGACCTCGGCTACACAAACCTGGTCGCACCTGTCAGTGGAATCGTGGGTCGTAAATCTATGGAAGTTGGGCAGCGGGTGGCAGCCAATCAATTGATGCTAACTCTCGTGCCGCCTAAGGACGTGTGGGCCATTGCCAACTTTCGCGAAACGCAGATGAAGAAGATGCGCATTGGCCAGTCTGCAACTGTGCACGTCGATTCGGTAGGTCGTGATTTCCAAGGAACTGTAGAAAGTATCGGAGGGGCGACCGGGTCCAAGTACTCAGTGATCGCCCCAGACAATGCAACCGGCAACTATGTGAAGGTCGTGCAGCGCATCCCTGTGCGGATTCGGCTGAATGGTCTTGAAGCGGCAGGTCCGCTCTTGTTACCTGGTATGTCGATCGAAGTTTCAGTTCGAGTGAGCCCATAG
- a CDS encoding alpha/beta fold hydrolase — protein MDMLKVKDGTSIYYKDWGAGQPIVFSHGWPLTADAWDAQMLFFGEQGYRVIAHDRRGHGRSGQSWNGNDMDTYADDLSELIEKLNLKDAVLVGHSTGGGEVARYLGRHGSKRVSKAVLISAVTPFMLGTPDHPGAPMSVFDGLRQGVVNNRAEFFRGLSVPFYGYNRPDAKVSEGIKNSFWLQGMLGSVKGELDSIKAFSETDFREDLKKITIPTLVLQGDDDQIVPLQISSPLTAKLVKNSTLKIYPGQPHGLCTTFADQVNADVLAFIKG, from the coding sequence TTGGACATGCTCAAAGTCAAAGACGGAACATCCATCTACTACAAAGACTGGGGCGCGGGTCAACCGATTGTCTTCTCACATGGTTGGCCGCTAACGGCAGACGCCTGGGATGCGCAGATGCTCTTCTTCGGCGAGCAAGGGTATCGGGTCATCGCTCACGATCGTCGGGGCCACGGCCGTTCCGGCCAGTCCTGGAACGGGAATGATATGGATACCTATGCCGACGATCTTTCGGAGCTGATCGAGAAATTGAACTTAAAGGATGCTGTTCTGGTTGGCCATTCGACCGGCGGCGGCGAAGTTGCCCGGTACCTCGGACGGCACGGAAGCAAGCGCGTATCGAAAGCAGTCCTCATCTCAGCTGTAACGCCGTTCATGCTCGGGACTCCCGATCATCCCGGAGCCCCCATGTCGGTCTTTGACGGATTACGACAAGGCGTTGTGAACAATCGCGCCGAGTTTTTCCGTGGTCTTTCCGTTCCGTTCTATGGTTACAACCGACCGGATGCGAAGGTTTCGGAAGGCATCAAGAATTCCTTCTGGCTTCAGGGAATGTTGGGTTCTGTGAAAGGCGAACTGGACTCCATCAAGGCATTCTCCGAAACGGACTTTCGGGAGGATCTGAAAAAGATCACGATTCCGACGCTGGTCCTGCAGGGTGACGACGATCAAATTGTCCCTTTGCAGATCTCGTCGCCTCTCACCGCCAAGCTGGTCAAAAACTCCACGCTGAAGATTTACCCTGGTCAGCCACATGGGCTTTGCACCACCTTCGCCGATCAGGTCAACGCTGATGTGCTCGCGTTCATCAAGGGTTGA